One window of Mesorhizobium sp. WSM4904 genomic DNA carries:
- a CDS encoding DUF599 domain-containing protein: MGDSIHLSAADVAALAFFLVVWVLHTLASDGKLISRVSLTTAMNAQREAWMRNMAEREVRIVDTAIMSGLQQGTAFFASSSLIALGGCFALLGASDRVLTIMADLPLAAASSREAFQTKMFGLVLILAFAFFKFGWAYRLFNYCSILIGAVPVPHGEASRNPASDTAVWRATRMNVLAGKHFNSGLRAVFFSIGYLGWFVGPTVFVLSTLVLLAVLVRRQFFSAARQAVLGQPPGAGKGRSMRPDSQ, from the coding sequence ATGGGCGATTCCATTCATCTTTCCGCCGCCGATGTGGCGGCGCTGGCTTTCTTCCTGGTCGTCTGGGTGCTGCACACGCTGGCCTCGGACGGCAAGCTGATCAGCCGCGTGTCGCTGACGACCGCGATGAACGCCCAGCGCGAGGCCTGGATGCGCAACATGGCCGAGCGCGAGGTGCGCATCGTCGACACCGCCATCATGAGCGGGCTGCAGCAAGGCACCGCCTTCTTTGCGTCCAGCTCGCTGATCGCGCTCGGCGGCTGCTTTGCCCTGCTAGGGGCCTCGGACCGGGTTCTAACCATAATGGCCGACCTGCCGTTGGCCGCCGCATCCTCCCGCGAGGCCTTCCAGACCAAGATGTTCGGCCTGGTGCTGATCCTTGCCTTCGCCTTCTTCAAGTTCGGCTGGGCCTACCGGCTGTTCAACTACTGCTCGATCCTGATCGGCGCCGTGCCGGTTCCGCATGGCGAGGCCTCGCGCAATCCCGCCAGTGACACGGCGGTATGGCGTGCCACCCGCATGAACGTGCTTGCCGGCAAGCATTTCAATTCCGGCCTGCGCGCCGTCTTTTTCTCGATCGGCTATCTCGGCTGGTTCGTCGGTCCGACCGTATTCGTGCTGTCGACGCTGGTGCTGCTTGCTGTGCTGGTGCGCCGGCAGTTCTTCTCGGCCGCGCGCCAAGCAGTGCTCGGTCAGCCGCCCGGCGCCGGGAAGGGCCGATCGATGCGACCCGACAGCCAATAG